One window from the genome of Rariglobus hedericola encodes:
- a CDS encoding PEP-CTERM sorting domain-containing protein has protein sequence MKLPQVCCLVFSGLSGCMPVLNAADLIKADNTSNLRTAGTYAAPNDAVVAASNADWVIFNNTFATTTGSVASGGSVAVLGLRVVDPGNDVTLALGNATFSIGVSGGTSGSIDLSSATKNLTITSGGSFGVIRMMGSTPTISVASGRTLTMGAPISAYNGGNLTITGAGTTNLNGTILNGSSGTTRVVYTGTDTLTLGGLNSYTGGTSVSTGTVAISQNFTMSGANAIGLNAAAGTHGEITFGGSTLTLGGSLQLDLTGDFAVGGTFDLIDFGAGVSAGNFSAVSIAGSYVANLSNNGSGVWSGAAGTTTFVFDQASGDLTVSAVPEPTTISLLIGGLGFVAALTMHRRRA, from the coding sequence ATGAAACTACCCCAAGTCTGCTGTCTGGTTTTTTCCGGTCTATCCGGCTGTATGCCCGTGCTGAACGCGGCCGACCTTATCAAAGCCGATAATACATCCAACTTGCGGACGGCCGGAACGTATGCGGCTCCTAATGATGCTGTCGTTGCAGCGAGCAACGCGGATTGGGTCATTTTCAATAACACGTTTGCCACTACCACGGGGAGCGTTGCTTCCGGCGGCTCTGTTGCGGTGCTCGGACTTCGCGTGGTCGATCCGGGTAACGACGTCACGTTGGCGTTAGGCAATGCGACCTTCTCTATCGGTGTTAGCGGAGGCACCAGCGGCTCCATCGATCTTTCGTCGGCAACAAAGAACCTGACCATTACCAGCGGAGGTTCATTCGGGGTGATTCGTATGATGGGCAGCACTCCGACCATTTCGGTGGCGTCCGGACGCACGCTTACGATGGGGGCCCCGATCTCAGCATATAACGGCGGAAACCTTACGATTACCGGTGCGGGCACGACCAATCTGAATGGCACGATCTTGAATGGTAGCAGCGGAACGACCCGCGTCGTTTATACTGGCACCGACACGCTCACCCTCGGCGGACTCAATAGCTATACGGGTGGCACGTCAGTCAGCACAGGCACGGTGGCGATCTCGCAGAACTTCACGATGAGCGGCGCGAATGCCATCGGCCTCAACGCGGCGGCGGGCACGCATGGCGAGATCACGTTTGGGGGTAGCACGCTGACGCTGGGCGGTTCGTTGCAGCTCGATCTCACCGGCGATTTTGCAGTCGGAGGAACTTTTGATCTCATCGATTTTGGTGCGGGAGTTTCGGCAGGTAATTTCTCCGCGGTGTCCATTGCCGGCAGCTATGTGGCGAATCTTTCCAACAACGGTTCGGGCGTCTGGAGCGGAGCGGCAGGCACCACCACGTTTGTTTTTGATCAGGCAAGTGGCGA
- a CDS encoding DUF2334 domain-containing protein: MRLFCSAFLFCAAVSAAVAASILPNGGFEEGLTGWVTRDAMSQVSPEAAHTGKGGLRVTDADAQKGSDLTSAKLPVVAGQALALSFSARAQGDFCGVYLWFHDAAGKPVKDEAKKYTGGMPSVGVKKGAGEWTPYTLKAIVPEGAATVAVWVHSWGTAMGTADFDDFELAGVAGDARPIIGVQPVVTANAAAATLPELPARKAPPVIILKLDDLRQIDGKVHASWIKIADYLKNRNIKVSFGIIAQTLGEATPAYTQWIKDRQASGEIEFWFHGFDHAVWTNEAGKKLSEFGGRGFDEQWSRFERSQKLAKEKLGFEFATFGPGGGGALHQDADTAEVMARDPAMKVWLYPSPIDASGRKLAAGGKVTILDRVWAVNLEAAVGNPNFQRFVEGYAKNPGRDYFVLQGHPTHWAGARFDEFVKIIDFLVAQKAVFMTPSGYAASLGGKPAQQEGGGK; this comes from the coding sequence ATGCGTTTGTTTTGTAGCGCGTTCTTATTTTGCGCGGCGGTTTCGGCCGCTGTTGCCGCCTCGATCTTGCCTAACGGCGGTTTTGAAGAAGGTCTCACCGGTTGGGTGACCAGGGATGCCATGTCGCAGGTTTCACCCGAGGCGGCACACACGGGGAAAGGTGGTTTGCGAGTTACGGATGCCGATGCTCAAAAGGGATCCGATCTCACGAGTGCAAAGCTGCCGGTCGTGGCGGGGCAGGCGCTCGCGTTGAGTTTTTCGGCCAGGGCGCAGGGGGATTTTTGCGGAGTTTACTTATGGTTCCATGATGCGGCCGGAAAGCCCGTGAAGGACGAAGCCAAAAAATACACGGGAGGCATGCCATCGGTGGGTGTGAAGAAGGGGGCTGGCGAGTGGACGCCTTACACGTTGAAGGCGATTGTGCCGGAAGGTGCAGCAACCGTGGCGGTGTGGGTTCACTCGTGGGGCACGGCGATGGGCACGGCGGACTTCGATGATTTTGAACTGGCGGGCGTGGCGGGCGACGCCCGGCCGATCATCGGGGTGCAGCCGGTCGTGACGGCTAACGCAGCTGCGGCGACGCTGCCCGAATTGCCTGCGCGCAAGGCTCCGCCGGTAATCATCCTTAAGCTCGATGATCTGCGACAGATCGATGGCAAGGTGCATGCGTCGTGGATCAAGATCGCTGATTATCTGAAGAACCGGAACATCAAGGTGAGCTTTGGAATCATTGCCCAGACCTTGGGAGAGGCGACGCCGGCCTACACGCAATGGATCAAAGACCGGCAGGCGTCGGGTGAGATTGAATTTTGGTTTCATGGTTTTGATCACGCCGTGTGGACCAACGAAGCGGGTAAAAAACTCAGCGAGTTCGGGGGGCGTGGCTTTGACGAGCAGTGGTCGCGATTTGAGCGGTCGCAGAAACTCGCGAAGGAAAAGCTCGGCTTCGAGTTCGCGACCTTTGGTCCCGGCGGCGGTGGCGCACTTCATCAGGATGCGGACACGGCGGAAGTCATGGCTAGGGATCCGGCGATGAAGGTATGGCTTTATCCGTCGCCGATCGATGCATCGGGGCGCAAGCTCGCCGCTGGCGGCAAGGTCACGATTCTGGATCGCGTGTGGGCGGTGAACCTGGAGGCCGCCGTGGGTAATCCCAACTTCCAGCGTTTTGTCGAAGGCTATGCGAAGAATCCCGGCCGCGACTATTTTGTGCTGCAGGGCCATCCGACGCATTGGGCGGGTGCACGGTTCGACGAGTTCGTGAAGATCATCGATTTCCTTGTTGCGCAAAAAGCGGTGTTCATGACGCCTTCAGGTTATGCCGCGAGCCTGGGCGGGAAGCCTGCGCAACAGGAAGGCGGCGGGAAGTAA